In one Aeromicrobium erythreum genomic region, the following are encoded:
- the sufD gene encoding Fe-S cluster assembly protein SufD: MTLVDTDRTVENIGQALELDHVESHLHPEPSYDVAAHPVPTGLEEIWRFTPLKRLRGLLDGTPSDAHLTWEQQLPEGVTLTQVSTAEAQALAVNAPFDRLGALAVANAGGAVLLDVPANLELSEPVRLTLTGDSVDSTVWGHVVVRVGTHAKATVVVDHAGSATYDAFTQVVVGDGASLDLVTVNDWADDAVHAGQYNVRVGRDASVRAFEVSLGGDLVRTNVNVDYAGPGGSAELLGVYFADAGQHIEHRQFVDHTAPRTKSNVEYKGALQGQDAHTVWVGNVLIRKVAEGIETFEQNDNLVLTDGAKADSVPNLEIETGDIAGAGHASTTGRFDDNHLFYLQSRGIEEAEARRLVVHGFFNDIIRRIGVPELQERLVEAIESELAGADLSKVG, translated from the coding sequence ATGACCCTCGTCGACACCGACCGCACGGTCGAGAACATCGGTCAGGCCCTGGAGCTCGACCACGTCGAGTCCCACCTGCACCCCGAGCCGTCCTACGACGTCGCGGCGCACCCGGTGCCCACGGGCCTGGAGGAGATCTGGCGCTTCACGCCGCTGAAGCGGCTGCGGGGCCTGCTCGACGGCACCCCCTCCGACGCGCACCTCACGTGGGAGCAGCAGCTGCCCGAGGGCGTCACGCTCACGCAGGTCAGCACGGCCGAGGCGCAGGCCCTGGCCGTCAACGCCCCCTTCGACCGGCTCGGCGCGCTCGCCGTGGCCAACGCCGGCGGAGCGGTGCTGCTCGACGTGCCCGCCAACCTCGAGCTCAGCGAGCCCGTGCGGCTGACGCTGACGGGTGACTCCGTCGACTCGACCGTCTGGGGCCACGTCGTGGTCCGCGTCGGCACGCACGCGAAGGCCACCGTGGTCGTCGACCACGCCGGCAGCGCGACGTACGACGCGTTCACCCAGGTCGTCGTCGGCGACGGCGCCTCGCTCGACCTTGTCACGGTCAACGACTGGGCCGACGACGCCGTGCACGCCGGCCAGTACAACGTGCGTGTCGGTCGCGACGCGTCGGTCCGCGCGTTCGAGGTCAGCCTCGGCGGCGACCTCGTCCGCACGAACGTCAACGTCGACTACGCCGGTCCGGGCGGCAGCGCCGAGCTGCTCGGCGTGTACTTCGCCGACGCCGGCCAGCACATCGAGCACCGTCAGTTCGTCGACCACACGGCACCGCGCACGAAGAGCAACGTCGAGTACAAGGGCGCGCTGCAGGGCCAGGACGCGCACACCGTGTGGGTCGGCAACGTGCTCATCCGCAAGGTGGCCGAGGGCATCGAGACGTTCGAGCAGAACGACAACCTTGTGCTCACCGACGGCGCGAAGGCCGACTCGGTGCCCAACCTGGAGATCGAGACCGGCGACATCGCCGGCGCCGGGCACGCCAGCACCACCGGCCGCTTCGACGACAACCACCTGTTCTACCTGCAGAGCCGGGGCATCGAGGAGGCCGAGGCGCGTCGTCTCGTCGTGC
- the sufB gene encoding Fe-S cluster assembly protein SufB produces MTTNSIEELNPGLKDVGRYEFGWSDANDAGANAQRGLNEEIVRDISAKKSEPQWMLDLRLKGLRLFDRKPLPTWGAGLEDIDFDNIKYFVRSSEKQAASWEDLPEDIKNTYDRLGIPEAEKQRLVAGVAAQYESEVVYHSIREDLEEKGVLFLDTDTALKEHPEIFEEYFGTVIPVGDNKFSALNTAVWSGGSFIYVPKGVHVDIPLQAYFRINTENMGQFERTLIIADEDSYVHYVEGCTAPIYSSDSLHSAVVEIIVKKNARVRYTTIQNWSNNVYNLVTKRATCEAGATMEWVDGNIGSKVTMKYPAVYLMGEHARGETLSIAFAGEGQHQDAGAKMVHAAPHTSSSILSKSVARGGGRTSYRGLLQVMEGAYGSASTVKCDALLVDQVSRSDTYPYVDVREDDVTLGHEATVSKVSDDQLFYFMQRGMEEDEAMAMIVRGFVEPIARELPMEYALELNRLIELQMEGAVG; encoded by the coding sequence ATGACGACCAACTCGATCGAAGAGCTCAACCCCGGGCTCAAGGACGTCGGCCGCTACGAGTTCGGCTGGTCCGACGCGAACGACGCGGGTGCCAACGCCCAGCGCGGCCTCAACGAGGAGATCGTCCGCGACATCTCCGCGAAGAAGAGCGAGCCGCAGTGGATGCTCGACCTGCGCCTCAAGGGTCTGCGGCTCTTCGACCGCAAGCCGCTGCCCACGTGGGGCGCCGGCCTCGAGGACATCGACTTCGACAACATCAAGTACTTCGTGCGCTCCTCGGAGAAGCAGGCCGCCTCGTGGGAGGACCTGCCCGAGGACATCAAGAACACCTACGACCGTCTGGGCATCCCCGAGGCGGAGAAGCAGCGTCTCGTCGCCGGCGTCGCCGCGCAGTACGAGTCCGAGGTCGTCTACCACTCGATCCGTGAGGACCTCGAGGAGAAGGGCGTCCTCTTCCTCGACACCGACACGGCGCTCAAGGAGCACCCGGAGATCTTCGAGGAGTACTTCGGCACCGTCATCCCCGTCGGCGACAACAAGTTCTCCGCGCTGAACACGGCGGTGTGGTCCGGCGGCTCGTTCATCTACGTGCCCAAGGGCGTCCACGTCGACATCCCGCTGCAGGCCTACTTCCGCATCAACACCGAGAACATGGGCCAGTTCGAGCGGACGCTGATCATCGCCGACGAGGACTCCTACGTCCACTACGTCGAGGGCTGCACGGCGCCGATCTACTCCAGCGACTCGCTGCACTCCGCGGTCGTCGAGATCATCGTCAAGAAGAACGCCCGCGTCCGGTACACGACGATCCAGAACTGGTCGAACAACGTGTACAACCTGGTCACCAAGCGTGCGACCTGCGAGGCCGGCGCGACCATGGAGTGGGTCGACGGCAACATCGGCTCGAAGGTCACCATGAAGTACCCGGCCGTCTACCTGATGGGCGAGCACGCCCGCGGCGAGACGCTGTCGATCGCCTTCGCCGGCGAGGGTCAGCACCAGGACGCCGGCGCCAAGATGGTGCACGCCGCCCCCCACACGTCGAGCTCGATCCTGAGCAAGTCGGTGGCCCGCGGTGGCGGTCGCACCTCCTACCGTGGCCTGCTGCAGGTCATGGAGGGCGCGTACGGCTCGGCCAGCACGGTCAAGTGCGACGCGCTGCTCGTCGACCAGGTCAGCCGGTCCGACACGTACCCCTACGTCGATGTCCGTGAGGACGACGTGACGCTCGGCCACGAGGCCACGGTCTCGAAGGTCAGCGACGACCAGCTCTTCTACTTCATGCAGCGCGGCATGGAGGAGGACGAGGCCATGGCGATGATCGTCCGCGGGTTCGTCGAGCCCATCGCGCGCGAGCTCCCGATGGAGTACGCGCTCGAGCTGAACCGCCTCATCGAGCTGCAGATGGAAGGAGCCGTCGGCTGA
- a CDS encoding helix-turn-helix transcriptional regulator, with protein MRAEEMESTTVDDAPTRERVATSILEHGPSTAADLAQRLGLTPAAVRRHLEQLLADGVLAQRQPRSTARRGRGRPAKVFVITDAGRDTFAHSYDDLAADALRFLAETAGDDAVAAFAARRLRALTEKYRPLVEAAPVEERPRVLADALSADGFAASAGTTPAGAQICQHHCPVAHVAAEFPQLCEAETAMFADLLGSHVQRLATIAHGDGVCTTHLPHPTTQATGPTTERVSS; from the coding sequence ATGCGCGCCGAGGAGATGGAGTCGACCACCGTCGACGACGCCCCCACGCGCGAGCGCGTGGCGACGTCGATCCTGGAGCACGGTCCGTCGACCGCAGCCGACCTCGCCCAGCGGCTGGGCCTCACGCCCGCCGCCGTGCGACGTCATCTCGAGCAGCTGCTGGCCGACGGCGTCCTCGCCCAGCGCCAGCCGCGCTCCACGGCGCGTCGCGGTCGCGGCCGACCCGCCAAGGTCTTCGTCATCACCGACGCCGGCCGCGACACCTTCGCGCACTCCTACGACGACCTCGCCGCCGACGCCCTCCGCTTCCTCGCGGAGACCGCGGGCGACGACGCGGTCGCCGCGTTCGCAGCCCGACGCCTGCGCGCCCTCACCGAGAAGTACCGCCCGCTCGTGGAGGCCGCACCCGTCGAGGAGCGTCCTCGGGTGCTCGCCGACGCGCTGAGCGCCGACGGGTTCGCGGCCTCGGCCGGCACGACGCCGGCCGGTGCGCAGATCTGCCAGCACCACTGCCCGGTCGCGCACGTCGCGGCCGAGTTCCCCCAGCTGTGCGAGGCCGAGACGGCGATGTTCGCCGACCTGCTCGGCTCCCACGTCCAGCGCCTCGCGACGATCGCCCACGGCGACGGCGTGTGCACGACCCACCTGCCCCATCCCACGACCCAAGCCACAGGTCCCACCACAGAGAGGGTGTCGTCATGA
- a CDS encoding DNA polymerase domain-containing protein, with the protein MAGKTAAVVVDAGGREVKVSSADRVIYPASEHGPEVTKLEVVEYYVAVGDGIVRALRDRPTALERWPKGVQPGMTLTAREATHGRGPQGDAFYQKRVMRGMPDWARSVRVHFPTGRTAEELCPDHVAVVAWAAQMGTITFHPGPARRADLDRPDELRIDLDPHGDTGFVDAVREAGTVRELLGDLGLRGHVKTSGKNGVHVYVRVEPRWTFTDVRHAAIGLGRELERRSDRVTTAWWKEERGDRIFVDVNQNARDRTIASAYSLRPKQGAPASFPLRWDELADVDDPMAFTLRTIPDLLAERGGDAWADIDDEPQSLEPLLDLWRADLERGLGDLPYPPEYPKMPGEPKRVQPSKDTRNKQG; encoded by the coding sequence ATGGCAGGCAAGACTGCGGCGGTCGTCGTCGACGCGGGCGGACGCGAGGTGAAGGTCTCCAGCGCCGACCGCGTGATCTACCCGGCGTCCGAGCACGGCCCGGAGGTCACGAAGCTCGAGGTGGTCGAGTACTACGTCGCGGTCGGCGACGGCATCGTCCGTGCCCTGCGCGACCGCCCCACCGCGCTCGAGCGGTGGCCGAAGGGCGTGCAGCCCGGCATGACGCTCACGGCTCGTGAGGCCACGCACGGGCGCGGCCCGCAGGGCGACGCGTTCTACCAGAAGCGGGTCATGCGCGGCATGCCCGACTGGGCGCGGTCGGTGCGGGTGCACTTCCCCACCGGACGCACCGCCGAGGAGCTCTGCCCCGACCACGTCGCCGTCGTGGCGTGGGCCGCGCAGATGGGCACCATCACCTTCCACCCCGGCCCGGCCCGGCGAGCGGACCTGGACCGGCCCGACGAGCTGCGGATCGACCTCGACCCGCACGGCGACACCGGGTTCGTCGACGCCGTCCGGGAGGCCGGCACCGTGAGGGAGCTGCTCGGCGACCTCGGCCTGCGCGGCCACGTGAAGACCAGCGGGAAGAACGGCGTGCACGTGTACGTCCGGGTCGAGCCGCGGTGGACCTTCACCGACGTCCGGCACGCCGCCATCGGTCTCGGCCGCGAGCTCGAGCGACGCAGCGACCGCGTGACCACGGCCTGGTGGAAGGAGGAGCGCGGCGACCGGATCTTCGTCGACGTCAACCAGAACGCCCGCGACCGCACCATCGCGTCGGCCTACAGCCTGCGCCCGAAGCAGGGCGCGCCCGCGTCGTTCCCCCTGCGGTGGGACGAGCTCGCCGACGTCGACGACCCGATGGCCTTCACGCTGCGCACGATCCCCGACCTCCTCGCGGAGCGCGGCGGCGACGCCTGGGCTGACATCGACGACGAGCCCCAGTCGCTCGAGCCGCTGCTCGACCTCTGGCGGGCCGACCTCGAGCGTGGCCTCGGCGATCTGCCGTACCCGCCGGAGTACCCGAAGATGCCCGGCGAGCCGAAGCGCGTGCAGCCCAGCAAGGACACACGCAACAAGCAGGGCTGA
- a CDS encoding YdeI/OmpD-associated family protein yields MDEAEQVAPGSLTAWHDWLREHHGDARGVWLEMSARVAEGDDALSYENAVCEALCWGWIDGRVRGAADGRGAAIWMSPRRRGSAWAASNRARVARLVEEGRMRQPGQAVVDAARVDGSWTVLVGPEQGEEPDALRAGLDADPAARAFWDALPPSARLFALTQLATAKREPTRLSRIEKLLAQCRAGERPDR; encoded by the coding sequence ATGGACGAGGCGGAGCAGGTGGCTCCCGGGTCGCTGACGGCGTGGCACGACTGGTTGCGGGAGCACCACGGCGACGCACGGGGCGTGTGGCTGGAGATGTCGGCCCGCGTCGCCGAGGGCGACGATGCGCTGTCGTACGAGAACGCGGTCTGCGAGGCCCTCTGCTGGGGCTGGATCGACGGACGGGTCCGTGGCGCGGCCGACGGCCGGGGCGCCGCGATCTGGATGTCGCCCCGCCGGCGGGGTAGCGCGTGGGCGGCGTCGAACCGGGCCCGCGTGGCCCGGCTGGTCGAGGAGGGGCGGATGCGTCAGCCCGGCCAGGCCGTGGTCGACGCCGCGCGGGTCGACGGCTCCTGGACCGTCCTCGTCGGGCCCGAGCAGGGCGAGGAGCCGGACGCACTGCGCGCCGGCCTCGACGCCGACCCCGCCGCCCGCGCGTTCTGGGACGCCCTCCCGCCGAGCGCCCGCCTCTTCGCGCTCACCCAGCTGGCCACGGCCAAGCGGGAGCCGACCCGCCTGTCCCGCATCGAGAAGCTGCTCGCCCAGTGCCGCGCCGGTGAGCGGCCCGACCGCTGA
- a CDS encoding GTP pyrophosphokinase, which produces MELTSKEALGQGDEVLHLDDPKALRQDFTRFMLRHRFAMEEVVTKLTILRDEFALMHDTNPIEHIASRLKSPDSLAEKMGRKGTLPTFESIRETITDIAGVRVTCSFVSDVYRVHELLTSQDDLTVLDVRDYIASPKANGYRSLHLLLEVPVYLSDGPVPVTVEVQLRTIAMDFWASLEHKIHYKYRGAVPDDLAERLCDAADSAHALDARMEALHDEVRHLGEDGVETLPTEVRDDLIAGDELLPSEALLEQLRRLGDGPRR; this is translated from the coding sequence GTGGAGCTGACGAGCAAGGAGGCGCTGGGGCAGGGCGACGAGGTCCTGCACCTCGACGACCCCAAGGCGCTGCGGCAGGACTTCACCCGCTTCATGCTCCGGCACCGGTTCGCGATGGAGGAGGTCGTCACCAAGCTGACGATCCTGCGCGACGAGTTCGCGCTCATGCACGACACGAACCCCATCGAGCACATCGCGTCGCGGCTCAAGTCGCCCGACAGCCTCGCGGAGAAGATGGGCCGCAAGGGCACGCTGCCCACGTTCGAGTCGATCCGCGAGACCATCACCGACATCGCCGGCGTGCGCGTCACGTGCAGCTTCGTCTCCGACGTCTACCGCGTGCACGAGCTGCTCACGTCGCAGGACGACCTGACCGTCCTCGACGTCCGCGACTACATCGCCTCGCCCAAGGCCAACGGCTACCGCAGCCTGCACCTGCTGCTCGAGGTGCCCGTGTACCTGTCGGACGGGCCGGTCCCGGTCACGGTCGAGGTGCAGCTGCGCACCATCGCCATGGACTTCTGGGCCAGCCTCGAGCACAAGATCCACTACAAGTACCGCGGTGCCGTCCCCGACGACCTCGCCGAGCGCCTCTGCGACGCCGCCGACTCTGCGCACGCCCTCGACGCCCGGATGGAGGCGCTGCACGACGAGGTGCGCCACCTCGGCGAGGACGGCGTCGAGACGCTGCCGACCGAGGTGCGCGACGACCTGATCGCGGGCGACGAGCTCCTGCCGTCCGAGGCGCTGCTGGAGCAGCTGAGACGGCTCGGCGACGGTCCGCGCCGCTAG